The following are encoded in a window of Castanea sativa cultivar Marrone di Chiusa Pesio chromosome 5, ASM4071231v1 genomic DNA:
- the LOC142636974 gene encoding gibberellin 2-beta-dioxygenase 8 isoform X1, which produces MWQAMVKSGTLLETLKQQLSMDSDPPFHEAYKTLFDKTIEKKIIPKNEQVVMVEECELPLIDLSRLDHGDEGEREGCKLEIARASQEWGFFQVVNHGISCEILEEMRFMQERVFKQPFDIKTKEDKYLNFSAGSYRWGTPTATCLRQLSWSEAFHIPLLDISTSPPAGFDSLSSTIGQFATTVSSLAQKLAEILAEKLGHKSTFFQEHCLPSTCYLRMNRYPPCPIPSEVFGLMPHTDSDFLTILHQDQVGGLQLVKDDKWISLKPNPEALIINIGDLFQAWSNDVYKSVQHRVVTNSLVERFSTAYFFCPSYDTLIHSCHEPSVYRKFSFREYRQQVQEDVQKLGSKIGLPRFLVQSQ; this is translated from the exons CAGCTAAGTATGGATTCGGACCCACCATTTCATGAAGCCTACAAGACCCTCTTCGACAAAACCATCGAAAAAAAGATTATCCCAAAGAACGAGCAGGTTGTGATGGTGGAGGAATGTGAGCTTCCATTGATTGACCTTAGCCGTTTAGACCATGGCGATGAAGGTGAGCGAGAGGGGTGCAAGTTGGAGATAGCTAGGGCTTCACAAGAGTGGGGTTTCTTCCAAGTTGTGAATCATGGGATTTCCTGTGAGATCTTGGAGGAGATGAGGTTTATGCAAGAGAGGGTGTTTAAGCAACCCTTTGATATTAAGACCAAAGAGGACAAGTACCTGAATTTTTCAGCTGGTAGCTACCGTTGGGGCACACCTACAGCCACTTGCCTCAGGCAGTTGTCTTGGTCTGAAGCTTTCCACATTCCTTTGCTCGATATTTCGACTTCACCACCTGCTGGTTTCGATAGTCTCAg CTCAACAATTGGACAGTTCGCCACAACAGTTTCTAGTCTGGCacaaaaattagctgaaatttTGGCCGAGAAATTGGGTCACAAATCCACTTTCTTCCAAGAACATTGCTTGCCTAGCACTTGCTATCTTCGAATGAATCGATACCCACCATGCCCAATACCTTCAGAGGTATTTGGCCTAATGCCACACACCGATAGTGACTTCCTCACAATATTGCATCAAGATCAAGTTGGTGGGTTGCAATTAGTGAAAGATGATAAATGGATTTCTCTTAAACCTAACCCAGAGGCTTTAATTATCAACATTGGTGACTTATTTCAG GCATGGAGCAATGATGTGTATAAGAGTGTACAACACAGAGTTGTCACCAATTCTCTGGTGGAAAGGTTTTCCACCGCATATTTCTTTTGTCCTTCATATGACACTCTGATACATAGTTGTCACGAGCCTTCAGTCTACAGAAAATTCAGCTTTAGAGAGTACAGGCAACAAGTCCAAGAGGATGTTCAAAAATTGGGATCTAAAATAGGCCTTCCTAGGTTTCTTGTTCAAAGCCAATAA
- the LOC142636974 gene encoding gibberellin 2-beta-dioxygenase 8 isoform X2: protein MWQAMVKSGTLLETLKQLSMDSDPPFHEAYKTLFDKTIEKKIIPKNEQVVMVEECELPLIDLSRLDHGDEGEREGCKLEIARASQEWGFFQVVNHGISCEILEEMRFMQERVFKQPFDIKTKEDKYLNFSAGSYRWGTPTATCLRQLSWSEAFHIPLLDISTSPPAGFDSLSSTIGQFATTVSSLAQKLAEILAEKLGHKSTFFQEHCLPSTCYLRMNRYPPCPIPSEVFGLMPHTDSDFLTILHQDQVGGLQLVKDDKWISLKPNPEALIINIGDLFQAWSNDVYKSVQHRVVTNSLVERFSTAYFFCPSYDTLIHSCHEPSVYRKFSFREYRQQVQEDVQKLGSKIGLPRFLVQSQ, encoded by the exons CTAAGTATGGATTCGGACCCACCATTTCATGAAGCCTACAAGACCCTCTTCGACAAAACCATCGAAAAAAAGATTATCCCAAAGAACGAGCAGGTTGTGATGGTGGAGGAATGTGAGCTTCCATTGATTGACCTTAGCCGTTTAGACCATGGCGATGAAGGTGAGCGAGAGGGGTGCAAGTTGGAGATAGCTAGGGCTTCACAAGAGTGGGGTTTCTTCCAAGTTGTGAATCATGGGATTTCCTGTGAGATCTTGGAGGAGATGAGGTTTATGCAAGAGAGGGTGTTTAAGCAACCCTTTGATATTAAGACCAAAGAGGACAAGTACCTGAATTTTTCAGCTGGTAGCTACCGTTGGGGCACACCTACAGCCACTTGCCTCAGGCAGTTGTCTTGGTCTGAAGCTTTCCACATTCCTTTGCTCGATATTTCGACTTCACCACCTGCTGGTTTCGATAGTCTCAg CTCAACAATTGGACAGTTCGCCACAACAGTTTCTAGTCTGGCacaaaaattagctgaaatttTGGCCGAGAAATTGGGTCACAAATCCACTTTCTTCCAAGAACATTGCTTGCCTAGCACTTGCTATCTTCGAATGAATCGATACCCACCATGCCCAATACCTTCAGAGGTATTTGGCCTAATGCCACACACCGATAGTGACTTCCTCACAATATTGCATCAAGATCAAGTTGGTGGGTTGCAATTAGTGAAAGATGATAAATGGATTTCTCTTAAACCTAACCCAGAGGCTTTAATTATCAACATTGGTGACTTATTTCAG GCATGGAGCAATGATGTGTATAAGAGTGTACAACACAGAGTTGTCACCAATTCTCTGGTGGAAAGGTTTTCCACCGCATATTTCTTTTGTCCTTCATATGACACTCTGATACATAGTTGTCACGAGCCTTCAGTCTACAGAAAATTCAGCTTTAGAGAGTACAGGCAACAAGTCCAAGAGGATGTTCAAAAATTGGGATCTAAAATAGGCCTTCCTAGGTTTCTTGTTCAAAGCCAATAA